DNA sequence from the Actinomycetes bacterium genome:
CCGCCGTCAGCGAGGAGGTTCTCCAGCACCTGGGCGACGCCGTCCTCGTCGACCGAGGCGGTGTGCAGCGGCACGGCCGCGAGCACCTCGGGGTGGGCGTTGGCCACCGCGTAGGCGGTGCCGGCCCAGGCCAGCATCGGCAGGTCGTTCGGCTGGTCACCGAACGCGAGGACGTCGGCGGCCTCGACGCCGTGCTCCGCGGCGACCCTGGCGAGCGTGGTCGCCTTGCTGACCCCGAGGGCGGAGATCTCCAGCAGGCAGTCGTTGGGGTTGGAGTGGGTGACCTCGACCAGGCCGCCGAGCGCCTGCCGGGCGAGCTCGAGCATGGCGTCGCCGTCGCTGTCCTCGTCGCGCACGAGCAGCTTGACGACGGGGACGGCGACCAGCTCCTCGGCCGGGGCGATCCGCACCGCGGCGAGGTGCGAGTCCCAGCGGGTCCGGTAGGCCGGCTCGTGGGAGAACCCGGCGCCGGTCTCGACGGCGAAGACGGCCCGGGGCATGACCTCGCGGATCCGGCGGACCGCCTCAAGGCCGGCGTCCAGCGGGAGCAGGAACGCCTCGAGGATCCGCTCGGTGTGCAGGTCGTAGACGACGCCGCCGTTGGCGCAGATGGCCACCCCGCGGTGGCCGGTGGCCTCGACGACGGGGCGCATCCAGCGCGGCGGCCGGCCGGTGACCAGGACGAGGGGCACCCCGG
Encoded proteins:
- a CDS encoding HAD family hydrolase — its product is MPVGLVATDLDGTIVGHDGTVSARTVAALAAVEDAGVPLVLVTGRPPRWMRPVVEATGHRGVAICANGGVVYDLHTERILEAFLLPLDAGLEAVRRIREVMPRAVFAVETGAGFSHEPAYRTRWDSHLAAVRIAPAEELVAVPVVKLLVRDEDSDGDAMLELARQALGGLVEVTHSNPNDCLLEISALGVSKATTLARVAAEHGVEAADVLAFGDQPNDLPMLAWAGTAYAVANAHPEVLAAVPLHTASVDEDGVAQVLENLLADGGLRR